The nucleotide sequence AAGGTTATAAAAAACAATAAAGCATGTTCTTTAGTTGCTAAATCATCTTTAGCATGTACTACAAATGCAGCAACAAACATAGTAATGGCAGCCGGGATTGCAGCCCATTTTGTTTTAAAACCTATAATCAACATAATCGGAGCGACAACCTCTCCAATAAGTGCCAAAATTAAGGATAGTGTAGCACCAACACCTATGATGTTACCAAAATCGGAAGGGTTTGATAACATACTTATTTTTGGAATTCCGTGAGTAAGCATGAAGCCACCAAAACCAACTCTTAATATTAAAAGTGCTAAATCGTTAAAGTTTTTTTTCATCATTATAAAATTTATTTAGTTTTTCTTACAAGGTTAATACTTATTGTTTTCCACAATACTAAAGGCTTAACAAAGGTAATTGTACTTCAAAACTCGTATGTGTTTTCCTGATTTCTGGTATTTTCCCTTGCAGCAATTGATATCTTTCTTTGATATTTTTTAAACCCATTCCAGTGCTTTTATAGTCTATATTGATCGGCTGAAGGTTATTTTTCACGATAATTGATGCATCCTGGTCGCTCTCAATAGTTAAATACAAAGGTTGCTTTGCCGTAGCAATATTGTGCTTAATGGCATTTTCCAGGAGCAGTTGTAAAGTTACCGGCGGTATCCCTTTGCGTTTATCCGCTTCATTGATATTTATGTTCAGGAACATTGTTTTTCCGTGGCGTATCTTAATCAAGTGGAAATACATTTCGACAAACTTCAACTCTTCCTCTAAAGCAATGATATCTTTTTTTCCGGTCGTTAAAATATAACGGTATACCCTGGAAAGGTTTGAAAGAAATTCCTGAGCATCCTTCGGATTGGTTTCAATCAATTGTGTGAGGATGCTGAAGTTATTAAATAAAAAGTGCGGGTCGAGTTGTAATTTCAGTATCTCCAGTTGCGACTGTAAAGCATTTTCTTTTAGTTGATGAGCGTGAAGCTCAAGTTTTTTACTTTCAATTACTTTAGCTTTCCAATTTTCAAAAAAGAAATAAGAATGGTAAAAACTATTTACAAAGGCAGCTATGATCATATTGACGACAAGATATTGCCTAAGTTCCAGGTCAGGGTTGGATTCTGATGTTTCGGGCCAAAAGATCGCATAAACAAAACTTTCAACATATAGCAAAAAAAACATTGCACCTATGACTACTAGGGTCGTGGCAAAAAAGTGCACTAAAATGTTGTCCCGCAAAATGAGGTGTTTATTTGCATAACGCGAAAGCAAATCAACAACCCCAAAAAGAACAGCATAGATAACCACACCAACCAGAATAGTCGTAAGAATTTCTATCCACTTTGCTTCCGTGTAAAAGT is from Zunongwangia endophytica and encodes:
- a CDS encoding sensor histidine kinase, coding for MKERASSLVHQQWKPFFHWSAVLVSLGLANLIQYLLNPKSSWWDFYTEAKWIEILTTILVGVVIYAVLFGVVDLLSRYANKHLILRDNILVHFFATTLVVIGAMFFLLYVESFVYAIFWPETSESNPDLELRQYLVVNMIIAAFVNSFYHSYFFFENWKAKVIESKKLELHAHQLKENALQSQLEILKLQLDPHFLFNNFSILTQLIETNPKDAQEFLSNLSRVYRYILTTGKKDIIALEEELKFVEMYFHLIKIRHGKTMFLNININEADKRKGIPPVTLQLLLENAIKHNIATAKQPLYLTIESDQDASIIVKNNLQPINIDYKSTGMGLKNIKERYQLLQGKIPEIRKTHTSFEVQLPLLSL
- a CDS encoding DoxX family protein translates to MMKKNFNDLALLILRVGFGGFMLTHGIPKISMLSNPSDFGNIIGVGATLSLILALIGEVVAPIMLIIGFKTKWAAIPAAITMFVAAFVVHAKDDLATKEHALLFFITFVVLFLAGAGKYSIDKA